Proteins encoded by one window of Lacipirellulaceae bacterium:
- a CDS encoding TetR/AcrR family transcriptional regulator — protein MVYNDKHKPVAELFGLPEPPKTGRGRLVNAAIELFYSHGFQAVGVDQILSAAGVAKTTFYKHFESKDDLLVAAIRQRDEWEMQAWVSAVKDFAGDDPRDQLVGFFEVLDLWFNSPDFRGCQFINAAAEFPNPHDPVHQVAAEHKRKNRDLFRDLAEAAGATDPESFAGQFTALVEGTLVLRQVHGRNDAARVIKPAVEQLVAATLGC, from the coding sequence ATGGTCTACAACGACAAACACAAGCCAGTCGCCGAGTTGTTCGGCCTGCCCGAACCACCCAAAACGGGACGTGGGCGGTTGGTCAACGCGGCGATCGAGTTGTTTTATAGCCACGGTTTTCAGGCGGTTGGCGTTGATCAGATTCTCTCCGCGGCGGGCGTGGCAAAGACAACCTTCTATAAGCATTTCGAAAGCAAAGACGACCTTTTGGTTGCCGCGATCCGCCAGCGCGACGAGTGGGAGATGCAGGCTTGGGTTAGCGCTGTCAAGGACTTTGCGGGAGACGATCCCCGAGATCAGCTTGTGGGGTTCTTCGAAGTGCTTGATCTTTGGTTTAATTCGCCCGACTTCCGTGGGTGTCAGTTCATTAACGCCGCTGCTGAGTTCCCCAACCCACATGACCCGGTTCACCAAGTCGCGGCCGAACACAAGCGGAAGAATCGAGATCTGTTTCGCGACCTTGCGGAAGCGGCGGGTGCGACTGATCCGGAATCTTTCGCGGGCCAATTCACGGCGTTGGTGGAAGGGACGCTCGTGTTACGGCAGGTTCACGGCCGGAACGATGCGGCGCGAGTGATCAAGCCTGCCGTGGAACAACTTGTGGCAGCGACGTTAGGCTGTTAG
- a CDS encoding DUF4253 domain-containing protein, translated as MINTDELKAKATNGDNYEVSNADIIARLEAWDAKYGIETSGITHDRVTVKFESLPDDTRALAEEIYEFCPDTVDQGFGCYDEMIEMVEEMGQEIPPEALELLEGVDLSEESYGVELLARALKRDKAVALWWD; from the coding sequence ATGATCAACACTGACGAACTCAAAGCCAAAGCCACCAACGGTGACAACTACGAAGTCAGCAACGCTGACATCATCGCGCGGTTGGAAGCCTGGGACGCGAAGTACGGGATCGAAACTTCCGGCATCACGCACGACCGGGTGACGGTCAAATTCGAATCGCTGCCGGACGATACCAGAGCGTTGGCCGAAGAGATCTATGAGTTCTGCCCGGACACTGTCGATCAAGGTTTTGGCTGCTACGACGAAATGATCGAAATGGTCGAGGAAATGGGACAAGAGATTCCCCCGGAGGCGCTCGAATTGTTGGAGGGCGTTGACCTATCTGAGGAAAGCTACGGCGTCGAGTTACTCGCCCGAGCTTTGAAACGAGACAAGGCAGTTGCGCTGTGGTGGGATTGA